The proteins below are encoded in one region of Helianthus annuus cultivar XRQ/B chromosome 2, HanXRQr2.0-SUNRISE, whole genome shotgun sequence:
- the LOC110890345 gene encoding vegetative cell wall protein gp1-like: protein MAMSAAPGPSHEFEFDHEVDDDSDLVFPPNFDPDHDIEFIHMDQPLEAPVAPIDLLFDIPTDFDMDLVDPEPVMAPEPVVDRSPVLDDAPAVAPPDMGAPAIAPFVDDMPITDLPIVAPPAVDDPVVDAPIPDPVPALIDRAPFAAHIDPRYADTRNGWIEDDHDYPPFVLPVTPPVAPVSAPPDIPFFPPHTTDAHRTDLPITFLQDIPPPRPEEGSSRQPPVSVPPVPSSFPFMLQ from the exons ATGGCAATGTCAGCTGCACCCGGTCCATCACACGAGTTCGAGTTTGACCATGAGGTTGATGATGATTCTGATCTAGTTTTTCCCCCTAATTTCGATCCTGACCATGATATCGAGTTTATTCACATGGACCAGCCCTTAGAGGCGCCCGTAGCTCCTATTGATCTGTTGTTTGACATTCCTACTGATTTTGACATGGATCTTGTTGACCCTGAGCCCGTCATGGCCCCAGAGCCTGTTGTTGACCGTAGCCCTGTTCTTGATGATGCCCCAGCCGTTGCACCGCCTGATATGGGCGCACCAGCCATTGCACCATTTGTTGATGATATGCCCATTACTGACCTACCCATTGTTGCTCCACCAGCGGtggatgatcctgttgttgatgcACCTATACCTGATCCCGTACCGGCTTTGATTGACCGTGCACCATTCGCCGCACACATAGATCCTCGTTATGCCGACACCCGCAATGGGTGGATCGAGGATGATCACGATTACCCACCGTTTGTGCTACCTGTCACTCCTCCCGTAGCACCTGTTTCTGCACCCCCTGATATTCCATTTTTTCCCCCACACACCACAGACGCCCACCGTACCGATCTTCCCATTACGTTCCTCCAGGACATACCACCACCTCGTCCTGAAGAGGGGTCATCAAGGCAGCCACCTGTTTCTGTTCCACCTGTGCCATCATCTTTTCCATTCATGCTCCA ATGA